A genomic segment from Ancylothrix sp. D3o encodes:
- a CDS encoding HAMP domain-containing sensor histidine kinase — protein MKDFSLALLNKIEIIIEQWVEAVRQDEKIETAKELTYKGIRDSLPILLQAIATILSESEDSDIKTLVEKSLEHGKLRAKQGYDAEEIAREYRLIRCVIFSVLEEDLEQGTTVEVIRAMRLIDTAIDEIIARCFQTYTQERLKEFEQLQSQMRLTNQELTRLVRASKDNLAHLAHELKTPLTSIIGYSDLFLRQMKQNPNVENNVPNLEHIEKVQRNGRQLLRLINDSLEISRYEAGQMQLHPTEINPQTLINQTLEMVESLASAKLLKLTLECQNCPEQVITDSLRLQQILTNLLSNAIRYTETGTIKVICESLPDNQWSITISDTGKGITPEDQKHIFEPYFRVVSADNSYLPNSTGLGLAIVRRLVKLLQGQISLTSQPGIGSTFTITLPTEVSLS, from the coding sequence ATGAAAGATTTTAGCCTCGCACTCCTTAACAAAATAGAAATAATCATCGAGCAATGGGTAGAAGCAGTCCGGCAGGACGAAAAAATCGAAACAGCAAAAGAACTCACCTATAAAGGCATCCGAGACAGCCTCCCCATCCTTCTACAAGCCATCGCCACCATTCTTTCTGAATCAGAAGACAGCGACATAAAAACCCTAGTCGAAAAATCATTAGAACACGGAAAACTCCGCGCCAAACAAGGCTACGACGCCGAAGAAATAGCCAGAGAATACCGGCTAATCCGTTGCGTAATATTTTCAGTATTAGAAGAAGACTTAGAACAAGGAACCACAGTAGAAGTCATTCGCGCCATGCGCTTAATAGACACCGCCATAGACGAAATCATCGCCCGCTGTTTTCAAACCTATACCCAAGAAAGACTCAAAGAATTCGAGCAACTCCAAAGCCAAATGCGCCTCACCAACCAAGAACTAACCCGCCTAGTACGCGCATCCAAAGACAACCTCGCCCACCTCGCCCACGAACTCAAAACCCCCCTCACCTCAATCATCGGCTACTCCGACCTATTTCTGCGGCAAATGAAACAAAACCCCAACGTAGAAAATAACGTCCCCAACCTCGAACACATCGAAAAAGTCCAGCGAAATGGCCGGCAACTGCTCCGCCTGATCAACGACTCCCTCGAAATCTCCCGCTATGAAGCCGGTCAAATGCAGCTTCACCCCACCGAAATCAACCCCCAGACCTTAATCAACCAAACCCTAGAAATGGTCGAATCCTTAGCCAGCGCAAAACTCTTAAAACTCACCCTAGAATGCCAGAATTGCCCAGAACAAGTCATCACCGACAGCCTACGCCTACAGCAAATCCTCACCAACCTCCTCAGTAACGCCATCCGCTACACAGAAACCGGCACCATCAAAGTCATCTGCGAGTCTCTCCCAGACAACCAATGGTCAATCACCATCAGCGACACCGGCAAAGGAATCACCCCAGAAGACCAAAAACACATCTTTGAGCCCTACTTCCGAGTCGTCTCCGCCGATAACTCCTACCTTCCCAACAGCACCGGCCTGGGACTCGCCATTGTCCGCCGCCTCGTCAAACTCCTCCAAGGTCAAATTTCCCTCACCTCCCAACCGGGTATCGGTTCCACCTTCACCATTACCCTGCCCACAGAAGTCTCACTCTCTTAA
- a CDS encoding ABC transporter permease codes for MFRYLNVLKFFWGAAIAAELEYRINFLISSLTSLGNLAGSIFALFLFYRTGYTFAGWKWEEALVVLGIFTILQGFSSTFLVPNLNKIVDHVQQGTLDFVLLKPINSQFWLSTRTISPWGLPDLIFGVIVLWYAGSKLNLQASNYLLGVIPLGFGLVSLYSLWFVLGATSIWFVKIYNVTEVLRGLLEAGRYPMAAYPAGYRVFFTFVVPVAFLTTVPAEALLGRGEVGWIAGAGFLALFLLVFSMGFWRFALRFYTSASS; via the coding sequence ATGTTTAGATATTTAAATGTTTTAAAGTTTTTTTGGGGTGCTGCTATTGCGGCGGAGTTGGAGTATCGGATTAATTTTTTGATTTCGAGTTTGACGAGTTTGGGGAATTTGGCGGGGAGTATTTTTGCTTTGTTTTTGTTTTACCGCACTGGTTATACTTTTGCTGGTTGGAAGTGGGAGGAGGCGCTTGTGGTGTTGGGTATTTTTACGATTTTGCAAGGGTTTTCGAGTACGTTTTTGGTGCCAAATTTGAATAAGATTGTGGATCATGTGCAGCAGGGAACTCTGGATTTTGTTTTGTTAAAACCGATTAATTCTCAGTTTTGGTTGTCTACGCGGACAATTTCGCCTTGGGGCTTGCCGGATCTTATTTTTGGGGTGATTGTGTTATGGTATGCTGGCTCAAAGTTAAATTTGCAAGCAAGTAATTATTTGCTGGGTGTGATTCCTTTGGGGTTTGGTTTGGTGAGTCTTTATAGTTTGTGGTTTGTGTTGGGGGCGACGAGTATTTGGTTTGTGAAAATTTATAATGTGACGGAGGTTTTGCGGGGTTTGTTGGAGGCGGGGAGGTATCCAATGGCGGCTTATCCTGCGGGGTATCGTGTGTTTTTTACGTTTGTGGTGCCGGTGGCTTTTTTAACGACTGTGCCGGCGGAGGCGTTGTTAGGAAGGGGTGAGGTTGGTTGGATTGCTGGGGCGGGGTTTTTGGCGCTGTTTTTGTTGGTTTTTTCGATGGGTTTTTGGCGCTTTGCTTTGCGTTTTTATACGAGTGCTTCAAGTTAG